One genomic segment of Aquamicrobium lusatiense includes these proteins:
- a CDS encoding substrate-binding periplasmic protein, whose product MNNGMTRRGFMRAGATFGLAAASAGAGLAAGTSLAFAQDADLLADIKKRGFIRVGTFSIPPETWIDISTGEWKGIAADFTKAVAEEIGVEVDPVVLVHSALAPALDSGRIDVISGLYRTAEREKVMAYASAPYWYGIDVLLTRSEGGVATVEDLKDKVIGTVRGSAQEIEAAELQKRYGISDIRKYDAADPMLMDLKAGRLDAAVWWGYTFDYAAQQNPDYDFKVVEYLAPEYLNSETLPGNYYVFSKNGTAGLIQAFDAATEKLKAAGVDKQIMEKYGLSNPSYLTGKF is encoded by the coding sequence ATGAACAATGGGATGACGCGCCGCGGGTTCATGCGTGCGGGCGCAACTTTCGGTCTGGCTGCGGCTTCTGCCGGTGCGGGCCTCGCCGCCGGCACCAGCCTCGCCTTCGCGCAGGACGCCGATCTGCTGGCAGATATCAAAAAGCGCGGTTTCATCCGCGTCGGCACATTCAGCATTCCGCCGGAAACCTGGATCGACATCAGCACCGGCGAATGGAAAGGCATCGCGGCCGACTTCACCAAGGCTGTGGCGGAAGAGATCGGCGTTGAGGTCGATCCGGTCGTGCTGGTTCACTCGGCGCTGGCCCCGGCCCTCGATTCCGGCCGTATCGACGTCATTTCCGGCCTTTATCGCACCGCTGAGCGCGAAAAGGTGATGGCATATGCCTCCGCACCTTACTGGTACGGCATCGACGTGCTGCTCACCCGCTCGGAAGGCGGCGTGGCCACGGTTGAAGACCTCAAGGACAAGGTGATCGGCACCGTGCGCGGCTCCGCGCAGGAAATCGAGGCTGCCGAACTGCAGAAGCGCTACGGCATTTCCGACATACGCAAGTACGATGCAGCCGATCCGATGCTGATGGACCTCAAGGCCGGTCGCCTCGATGCCGCGGTCTGGTGGGGCTACACATTCGACTACGCTGCCCAGCAGAACCCGGATTACGACTTCAAGGTCGTCGAGTATCTGGCGCCGGAATATCTCAACAGCGAGACGCTGCCCGGCAACTACTACGTCTTCTCCAAGAACGGCACCGCCGGCCTGATCCAGGCCTTCGATGCCGCCACGGAGAAGCTCAAGGCTGCCGGCGTCGACAAGCAGATCATGGAAAAATACGGCCTCAGCAACCCGTCCTACCTGACCGGAAAGTTCTGA
- a CDS encoding amino acid ABC transporter permease has translation MSDYLQLVQTYFPYVAKGASITIQLTIVALLGSVALGLLTTFAKLANLRLLRIVASIYIELIRATPALLQLFIIYFGLTSFGLRLDPFTAASITLSLVGGAYAAEIFRAGIEAVDTGQFEAARSLGMSTPLAMRRIILPQAAVIVLPPFTNFVISMIKDTSLALTISVPEIMYRSYDASSQSYRSMAIYSMAAVLYLAICLPLSGFAKALEKRRASR, from the coding sequence ATGAGCGATTATCTCCAGCTTGTGCAAACCTATTTTCCCTACGTGGCCAAGGGCGCGTCGATCACGATCCAGCTGACGATCGTGGCGCTGCTGGGCAGCGTGGCGCTGGGTCTTCTCACGACCTTCGCCAAGCTCGCCAATTTGCGTCTGCTGCGCATCGTTGCCAGCATTTACATCGAGCTGATCCGCGCCACGCCGGCGCTGCTGCAGCTCTTCATCATCTATTTCGGCCTGACCTCGTTCGGCCTGCGGCTGGATCCGTTCACCGCGGCGTCCATCACCCTGTCACTGGTCGGCGGCGCCTATGCGGCGGAAATCTTCCGCGCCGGCATCGAGGCGGTGGATACCGGGCAGTTCGAGGCCGCCCGCAGCCTTGGCATGTCCACCCCGCTGGCGATGCGCCGCATCATCCTGCCGCAGGCGGCGGTGATCGTTCTGCCGCCCTTCACCAACTTTGTCATTTCCATGATCAAGGACACGTCGCTGGCGCTGACCATTTCGGTTCCGGAGATCATGTACCGGTCCTACGATGCGTCCAGCCAGTCGTACCGCAGCATGGCCATCTATTCGATGGCGGCCGTTCTCTATCTGGCGATTTGCCTTCCCCTGTCCGGGTTTGCGAAGGCTCTTGAAAAGCGCAGGGCTTCCCGATGA
- a CDS encoding amino acid ABC transporter ATP-binding protein — protein MSKTILELQGLEMAFGQLSVLRGVDLKVEEGESIAIIGPSGSGKSTLLRCLNRLETPTGGNVLFEGNRIDARTDINQLRTRMGMVFQQFNLFPHMTALANVMEAPVHVRGIKRDQAEAEARRLLEKVGMLEKANSFPRQLSGGQKQRVAIARCLAMQPRLLLLDEITSALDPELVGEVLDVVRDLARQGMTMLLVTHEMRFAREFADRVVFMDGGVVVEVGPPEEVFTRPKSERLRKFLTAVLEQTT, from the coding sequence ATGAGCAAGACCATACTCGAACTGCAGGGGCTTGAGATGGCCTTCGGCCAGCTCAGCGTTCTGCGCGGCGTGGACCTGAAGGTCGAAGAGGGCGAGAGCATTGCCATCATCGGGCCGAGCGGCTCGGGCAAGAGCACGCTGCTGCGCTGCCTGAACCGGCTGGAAACCCCGACCGGCGGCAATGTGCTCTTCGAGGGAAACCGCATCGATGCGCGCACCGACATCAACCAGCTGCGCACGCGCATGGGCATGGTGTTCCAGCAGTTCAACCTGTTTCCGCACATGACGGCTCTTGCCAATGTGATGGAAGCGCCGGTTCATGTGCGCGGGATAAAGCGTGATCAGGCCGAGGCTGAAGCGCGCCGCCTTCTGGAAAAGGTGGGCATGCTGGAGAAGGCGAATTCCTTCCCGAGGCAGCTTTCCGGCGGGCAGAAGCAGCGTGTGGCCATTGCGCGCTGCCTTGCCATGCAACCGCGGCTTCTGCTGCTCGACGAGATCACCTCCGCGCTCGATCCCGAGCTGGTCGGCGAGGTTCTCGATGTGGTGCGCGATCTGGCGCGTCAGGGCATGACCATGCTACTCGTTACCCATGAAATGCGCTTTGCCCGCGAATTTGCGGACAGGGTCGTGTTCATGGATGGCGGGGTCGTGGTCGAGGTCGGACCACCGGAGGAGGTTTTCACCCGGCCGAAGAGCGAGCGGCTCAGGAAGTTCCTGACAGCCGTTCTGGAACAGACCACCTGA
- a CDS encoding fumarylacetoacetate hydrolase family protein, translating into MKLLRYGEPGAEKPGLLDAEGGIRDLSAHVTDIGGAALDPAALAELAKLDPQTLPAVSGSPRIGPCVANVGKFICIGLNYADHAAESGLAVPSEPVVFMKASSAIVGPDDDVLIPRGSEKTDWEVELGIVIGRKAKYVSEAEAMDYVAGYCVAHDVSERAFQNERQGQWTKGKSCDTFGPIGPWMVTKDEIADPQQLGMWLKVNGETMQNGSTRTMVYQVAYLVSYLSQFMSLMPGDIISTGTPPGVGMGMKPQRFLRAGDVIELGIEGLGTQKQNVKADA; encoded by the coding sequence ATGAAATTGTTGCGCTATGGAGAGCCGGGCGCTGAAAAGCCCGGTCTGCTCGATGCTGAAGGCGGGATCCGCGACCTGTCGGCACATGTGACCGATATCGGGGGCGCTGCGCTCGACCCCGCCGCGCTGGCGGAACTGGCGAAACTCGACCCGCAGACCCTGCCTGCGGTCTCAGGCTCGCCGCGCATCGGGCCTTGCGTCGCCAATGTCGGCAAGTTCATCTGCATCGGCCTCAACTATGCCGACCACGCCGCAGAATCGGGCCTCGCCGTGCCGTCCGAGCCGGTGGTGTTCATGAAAGCCTCGTCCGCCATTGTCGGTCCCGATGACGATGTGCTGATCCCGCGCGGTTCCGAAAAGACCGACTGGGAAGTCGAGCTTGGCATCGTCATCGGCCGCAAGGCGAAATACGTCTCCGAAGCCGAGGCGATGGATTATGTGGCTGGCTACTGCGTTGCGCACGACGTGTCCGAGCGCGCTTTCCAGAACGAGCGTCAGGGTCAGTGGACCAAGGGCAAGAGCTGCGACACTTTCGGGCCGATCGGGCCGTGGATGGTGACGAAAGACGAGATCGCCGATCCGCAGCAGCTTGGCATGTGGCTGAAGGTGAACGGCGAGACGATGCAGAACGGCTCGACCAGAACCATGGTCTATCAGGTGGCCTATCTGGTTTCGTATCTGAGCCAGTTCATGAGCCTGATGCCGGGCGACATCATTTCCACAGGCACGCCACCGGGCGTCGGCATGGGCATGAAGCCGCAGCGTTTTCTCAGGGCCGGCGATGTTATCGAACTCGGCATCGAAGGGCTGGGCACGCAGAAGCAGAATGTGAAGGCGGACGCCTAG
- a CDS encoding LacI family DNA-binding transcriptional regulator has protein sequence MSDKPVTIKDVAREAGVSAMTVSNVLNGRGRVAETTAQNVRDVVERLGYRPSVAARRLRLSQQWTIGMLIVVEDPDFLSDPFITAQVTGLTNYLTAHAYSLILRGIKPSDFRTSGLFQDIEADGMVAILSGDEVQRKWFVSELATLRVPFVLLQEHQRPAHDDCTIIRQDDFDGGRQIARHLIANGTRTCWMLMPQTEWPAMRARMEGVASVWREAGLPPPEVIRCADESFDVNYAETLAALRSRKAPDAIVGGNDQMAVGAMKACIAHGLRVPEDIQITGFNAFDFWRYVDPVLTTVRSAAHALGERAAAELIARLQAATFSSHEIILPVKLEPGASTRS, from the coding sequence ATGTCGGACAAGCCGGTAACGATCAAGGATGTGGCGCGCGAGGCGGGAGTCTCGGCGATGACCGTCTCCAATGTTCTGAACGGGCGCGGGCGCGTGGCCGAAACCACGGCGCAGAACGTGCGCGATGTCGTCGAGCGGCTTGGGTATCGGCCTTCGGTGGCGGCACGGCGGCTGCGGCTTTCCCAGCAATGGACGATCGGCATGCTGATCGTCGTGGAAGACCCGGATTTTCTTTCCGATCCCTTCATCACCGCGCAGGTGACGGGCCTGACCAACTATCTCACAGCGCATGCCTACAGCCTGATCCTGCGTGGGATCAAGCCTTCGGATTTCCGCACGTCTGGACTGTTTCAGGACATTGAAGCCGATGGCATGGTGGCCATTCTCTCGGGCGACGAGGTGCAGCGCAAATGGTTCGTGAGCGAACTGGCCACCTTGCGTGTACCGTTCGTGCTCCTGCAGGAGCACCAGCGCCCGGCCCATGACGACTGCACGATCATCCGGCAGGATGATTTCGATGGCGGTCGCCAGATTGCGCGGCATCTCATCGCCAACGGAACCCGCACCTGCTGGATGCTGATGCCGCAGACCGAATGGCCGGCAATGCGGGCGCGTATGGAAGGCGTTGCCTCCGTGTGGCGGGAGGCTGGCCTGCCGCCGCCCGAAGTGATCCGCTGCGCCGACGAGAGTTTTGACGTCAACTATGCCGAAACGCTCGCCGCCCTGCGCAGCCGCAAGGCGCCTGATGCCATTGTCGGCGGCAACGACCAGATGGCGGTGGGGGCGATGAAGGCCTGTATCGCCCACGGATTGCGGGTTCCGGAAGATATCCAGATCACCGGCTTCAATGCCTTCGATTTCTGGCGCTATGTCGATCCGGTGCTGACCACCGTGCGTTCCGCCGCCCATGCGCTGGGCGAGCGGGCCGCGGCGGAGCTGATCGCGCGGCTTCAGGCGGCAACGTTCAGCTCTCATGAGATCATCCTGCCGGTGAAGCTGGAACCGGGTGCTTCCACCCGATCCTGA
- a CDS encoding aspartate aminotransferase family protein → MTASSNAITSDLLSFTRSAEAIRHNCQWMAGGVNSNFRLNISPTPLVIERGEGPFLYDVDGNRLIDYYLGMGPMILGHNPAALTQAVKRQIDDGILFGAQSAVEAEAARLVCQMVPSAERMRFGGSGSEVDQAALRLARAATGRRNIIKFEGHYHGWFDNVLWSTAPAPDAAGPREAPKAVAGSKGQLADTADTLVVLPWNDPELLEARLAQGDIAAVIMEAAMCNAGAVHPLPGYLEGVREACTRHGTILIFDEVITGFRLAPGGAQELFGVTPDLSTFGKAIANGFPVAAIAGRADLLDMFVSGGVVHGGTYNAQPIAMAATVATLQSLKPSLYEEIAVNGTRLMDGMREIFARHGVKAVVEGFPQVFHVAFGLEQPARDYRDLARMNRQAYVAFTTALLHRGVRALERGAWFMSIAHDDAVVASTLEAVEGAVKQIRADGAI, encoded by the coding sequence ATGACTGCCTCAAGCAACGCCATCACATCGGACCTTCTGTCCTTTACCAGATCGGCGGAGGCCATCCGGCACAACTGCCAATGGATGGCGGGCGGCGTTAACAGCAATTTCCGCCTGAACATCTCCCCCACGCCGCTGGTGATCGAGCGTGGCGAAGGTCCCTTTCTGTATGACGTCGATGGCAACCGGCTGATCGACTACTATCTGGGCATGGGGCCGATGATCCTCGGCCACAACCCCGCAGCCCTCACACAGGCCGTCAAAAGGCAGATCGACGACGGCATTCTGTTCGGCGCGCAGAGCGCTGTCGAAGCCGAGGCTGCGCGCCTTGTCTGCCAGATGGTTCCTTCGGCTGAGCGCATGCGCTTCGGCGGCTCCGGCTCCGAAGTGGATCAGGCAGCCCTTCGCCTTGCACGCGCCGCCACGGGGCGCCGGAACATCATCAAGTTCGAGGGCCATTATCACGGCTGGTTCGACAATGTGCTGTGGTCGACGGCACCCGCACCCGACGCGGCCGGCCCGCGCGAAGCACCGAAGGCTGTCGCGGGCAGCAAGGGGCAACTTGCCGATACCGCCGACACGCTGGTCGTGTTGCCATGGAACGATCCGGAGCTTCTGGAAGCCCGCCTCGCGCAGGGAGATATCGCCGCCGTCATCATGGAAGCCGCCATGTGCAATGCGGGCGCCGTTCACCCCCTTCCCGGCTATCTGGAAGGCGTTCGCGAAGCCTGCACCCGTCACGGCACGATCCTCATCTTCGATGAGGTCATCACCGGTTTCCGCCTCGCCCCCGGCGGCGCACAGGAACTGTTCGGCGTCACGCCCGATCTTTCAACCTTCGGCAAGGCAATCGCCAACGGCTTCCCCGTCGCCGCCATCGCCGGCCGGGCCGACCTTCTGGACATGTTCGTGAGCGGCGGCGTCGTGCATGGCGGCACCTACAATGCACAGCCCATCGCCATGGCGGCCACCGTTGCAACCCTGCAGTCGCTGAAGCCTTCGCTTTACGAAGAGATCGCCGTCAATGGCACAAGGCTGATGGATGGCATGCGCGAGATTTTCGCACGGCATGGCGTCAAAGCCGTGGTCGAAGGCTTTCCGCAGGTCTTCCATGTCGCCTTCGGGCTTGAGCAGCCGGCACGGGACTATCGCGATCTGGCACGCATGAACCGGCAGGCTTACGTCGCCTTTACCACCGCCCTGCTGCATCGCGGCGTGCGCGCGCTCGAACGCGGCGCATGGTTCATGTCGATCGCCCATGACGACGCGGTGGTCGCCTCCACGCTGGAGGCGGTCGAAGGTGCCGTGAAGCAGATCAGGGCCGATGGCGCGATCTGA